One stretch of Leptospira mtsangambouensis DNA includes these proteins:
- a CDS encoding SpoIIE family protein phosphatase yields the protein MSIRYKFLLILSVSQILLVIALTTSFAYLLQSVKNIPQTQRAEDLSRNFQRELEFKEEKLRLLLEEITFNSQTRGILERGIADRNVLSRELPYLQQILKRYGLSIFEIGDNQGKVLFRVHRPKDFGDDKKNQPIIRNALNGQSTAALEDGHSGLGFRLAAPLFGRGTILIGQVVDDNFTKTISKDNRIHLAIFQAGKVKTIGSDMIRLVMNEKPDLLMEEQRFHFQSKPYYLVKIPYVGNSESVKKLVFHVMIDENEVESKTWKIWSFFVAASLILCGVIFLISFLFSRDMVEAIKLLTTAMVDLDQWKPETLPTHRSDEIGQMGRVFVEMKEELSEHQNHLEEMVDQRTRELNETLSEMQKLQDKQDGDYFLTSLLIRPLRGSFSKSETVSIKIFERQMKQFKFRNKQSEIGGDLSVSDSIYLMGKKYTVFLNADAMGKSIQGAGGALVMGTVFKSIITRTQKLRYMQDRHPERWLKECFQEVHNVFISFDGHMLLSAILGLVDEETGTLYYINAEHPWIVLYRDGNASFLENEHSLRKIGFTEMSGDEVVIQIYPLRPGDVLILGSDGRDDLFVGQSGGNRLINDDETVFLRHVTEGGGDLNLICKAMLQFGDLTDDLSLMRIAFLEEVAYAAKESTKPNIYYQMLGEGIQSYRDGEWNNAIFALELALDSEPDDLYCLRELSKLYMKSKDYEKAIELANRYLQLNPGDTDFLFYIAYAHKQRRDFVLATDFAERLRFRDPKNFNNLLLLAEILMHRRDIERSKEVLLALQEMAPENPKLMKLKNFWKRMVSTSVS from the coding sequence ATGAGCATTCGTTACAAATTCTTATTAATATTGAGTGTGAGTCAAATTCTTCTTGTAATTGCTCTCACTACCAGTTTTGCCTACCTCTTGCAATCGGTAAAAAATATACCACAAACGCAGCGAGCGGAGGACCTATCTCGAAATTTTCAACGGGAGCTGGAATTCAAAGAAGAAAAACTGCGGTTGTTACTAGAGGAAATTACATTTAACTCTCAAACTAGAGGGATTTTGGAAAGAGGGATTGCGGATCGAAATGTTCTTTCCAGAGAGCTACCTTACCTACAACAAATTTTGAAAAGATATGGCCTTTCCATTTTTGAAATTGGAGACAACCAGGGAAAGGTTTTGTTTCGTGTTCATCGTCCAAAAGATTTTGGGGATGATAAAAAAAATCAACCAATCATTCGTAATGCTCTTAATGGACAGTCAACAGCGGCATTAGAAGACGGACATAGTGGTCTTGGGTTTCGATTGGCTGCACCTCTGTTTGGGCGTGGTACAATACTCATTGGACAAGTTGTTGATGATAATTTTACAAAAACCATTTCGAAAGACAATCGCATTCACTTGGCAATTTTTCAAGCAGGAAAGGTTAAAACCATCGGATCCGATATGATTCGTTTGGTAATGAATGAAAAACCAGATTTGTTAATGGAGGAACAAAGATTTCATTTTCAAAGTAAACCTTATTATCTAGTAAAAATTCCATATGTTGGGAATTCAGAATCAGTGAAAAAGTTAGTCTTTCACGTGATGATTGATGAAAATGAAGTTGAATCGAAAACTTGGAAGATCTGGTCTTTTTTCGTAGCCGCCTCACTTATATTATGTGGAGTTATTTTTCTAATATCCTTTTTGTTTTCTCGGGATATGGTTGAAGCAATTAAATTACTTACAACCGCCATGGTTGATTTGGACCAATGGAAACCGGAAACTCTACCAACCCATCGAAGTGATGAAATTGGGCAAATGGGAAGAGTTTTTGTTGAAATGAAAGAAGAGTTATCGGAACACCAAAACCATTTAGAAGAAATGGTAGATCAAAGAACAAGAGAGTTAAATGAAACATTGTCTGAAATGCAAAAACTCCAAGATAAACAAGACGGTGATTATTTTTTAACTTCTCTTTTGATTAGACCTCTGCGCGGTTCTTTTTCTAAATCTGAAACAGTTTCCATCAAAATTTTTGAAAGACAAATGAAACAGTTCAAATTCAGAAACAAACAATCTGAAATTGGGGGAGATCTTTCTGTTTCCGATTCAATTTACTTAATGGGTAAAAAGTATACAGTTTTTTTAAACGCAGATGCAATGGGTAAGTCGATCCAAGGTGCTGGTGGCGCACTTGTGATGGGAACAGTTTTCAAATCTATCATCACACGAACACAAAAACTAAGGTATATGCAGGATCGACATCCTGAGCGTTGGTTAAAAGAATGTTTTCAGGAAGTACATAACGTATTTATTAGTTTCGATGGCCATATGTTGCTTTCCGCAATCTTAGGGTTAGTTGATGAGGAAACTGGTACGTTATATTATATTAATGCGGAACATCCTTGGATTGTTTTGTATCGAGATGGAAATGCGAGTTTCCTTGAAAATGAACACTCTCTGAGAAAGATTGGTTTTACTGAAATGAGTGGCGATGAGGTTGTCATTCAAATTTATCCATTGCGACCTGGTGACGTATTGATATTAGGCTCAGATGGGCGAGATGATTTATTTGTTGGCCAATCTGGAGGAAATCGGCTCATCAATGATGATGAAACTGTATTTTTGAGACACGTTACTGAAGGTGGTGGAGATTTAAATCTGATTTGTAAGGCCATGTTACAATTCGGAGATCTCACAGATGATCTGAGTTTAATGAGAATTGCCTTTTTGGAAGAGGTGGCATACGCTGCAAAAGAATCAACAAAACCAAATATTTATTATCAAATGTTAGGTGAAGGGATTCAGTCGTATCGAGATGGTGAATGGAACAATGCAATTTTTGCTTTAGAACTCGCATTGGATTCAGAGCCGGATGATCTTTATTGTTTAAGAGAATTATCTAAATTGTATATGAAATCTAAGGATTATGAAAAAGCCATAGAGTTAGCGAATCGATATTTGCAATTAAATCCAGGAGATACCGACTTTTTGTTTTATATTGCTTATGCACATAAACAAAGAAGAGATTTTGTTTTGGCGACGGACTTTGCAGAAAGACTTCGATTTAGAGATCCGAAAAATTTTAATAACCTTTTGTTACTTGCAGAGATACTTATGCATCGTAGGGACATTGAGCGATCCAAAGAAGTGTTGTTGGCTTTGCAGGAAATGGCTCCTGAAAACCCTAAGTTGATGAAATTAAAGAATTTTTGGAAGAGAATGGTATCGACTTCAGTCAGTTAG
- a CDS encoding STAS domain-containing protein produces MEYTESKFDGIVVLKLFGNLDMLNAGILKERIKESASQEEHRFIFDLEGVSFIDSSGFGLIMSLNDKLTELGGGLRIVNVSKTIRQIFRISKISSVIQIFESTEDAINSFK; encoded by the coding sequence ATGGAATATACAGAATCAAAATTCGACGGTATTGTTGTTCTGAAATTATTCGGCAACTTAGATATGTTAAATGCCGGCATACTAAAAGAACGGATCAAAGAATCTGCTTCACAAGAAGAACACCGATTTATCTTCGATTTGGAAGGCGTTAGCTTTATTGATTCTTCCGGATTTGGTCTCATCATGTCGCTCAACGATAAATTAACCGAGTTAGGTGGTGGCCTAAGAATTGTAAACGTTTCCAAAACGATTAGACAAATTTTCCGAATTTCCAAAATTTCTTCCGTCATTCAAATTTTTGAAAGCACGGAAGATGCAATCAACTCTTTCAAATAA
- a CDS encoding serine hydrolase domain-containing protein yields MHFRIIIGFLFSFVVCNCSEPGIGSFSEETKEKIRNKIKQEGFQGVVLISQDDNILFRESIYAGKKRKRIQLYKKRNFPLGESTKTFTSFAIHKLEEEKKISLSDPVSKHLKWFPYSKVTIGHLLRHTSGLPKIIEFLPNFDTEKNHLKCDDIKRSFLESKLKPAFAPGEYWKYSRLDYLFLSYIIEKVSGVTYANYLKETIFVPLKMQNTNVDSNEVLIGNSGIYSTPEDLVQFSAELKKPKLISKISRDTIIKKTILSDSISEDPIAFGEGVFVGDYFYWTYGKEKGISNFVYHDLKSRIFITIVSPYGSSKGDLSSVKSALTEIIFDAKKLNLKKRTNLPNEVSIEELMKEEKVPSLGIAVFRNYSLSWKKMYGTKTQHTLFRAGSLSKTMTATATLRLVEEGQLDLYSNWIGKLKQYKVSVPKGKRRSLVNLDLLLSHTSGLTEKGNWDDPINSGKKHLRELKDTYTTKGNGLKLYYKPGSKSRYSGGGYSIVQEILTERTGKSFQNLMSEVVFQPLHMTRSTFRQNLNTQDDRCDGYDEQGIILPQKSFVTPELSSGGLWTTPEEVGILFSEVAKAKQGKSNFLTKESAEYLLSPKMSAANLTVHALVAHGFFLNRTGRTEYFFHGGHTKGHKSLALFNTEKGYGVVIMTNSENGSKLIWRILRSISVEEKWDKFVN; encoded by the coding sequence ATGCATTTTCGAATCATCATCGGGTTTCTATTCAGTTTTGTTGTTTGTAACTGTTCCGAACCCGGAATTGGTTCCTTTTCCGAAGAGACAAAAGAAAAAATTCGAAATAAAATTAAACAAGAAGGTTTTCAGGGAGTTGTTCTAATTTCTCAAGACGACAATATTCTTTTTCGCGAATCAATCTATGCAGGTAAAAAAAGAAAAAGGATACAACTTTATAAAAAACGCAATTTTCCTTTAGGTGAATCTACAAAAACATTTACTTCCTTTGCAATACACAAACTAGAAGAAGAAAAAAAAATCTCTTTATCTGATCCAGTATCCAAACATCTTAAGTGGTTTCCATATTCCAAAGTAACCATTGGACATTTGTTACGGCATACATCTGGCTTACCAAAAATCATAGAGTTTCTACCAAATTTTGATACTGAAAAAAATCACTTAAAATGCGACGACATCAAAAGATCTTTTTTAGAATCAAAACTGAAACCAGCATTTGCACCGGGAGAATACTGGAAGTATAGTCGTCTTGATTATCTTTTTCTGTCATATATTATAGAAAAAGTTTCAGGAGTCACTTATGCTAATTATTTAAAGGAAACAATCTTTGTTCCATTGAAAATGCAAAATACCAATGTGGATTCAAATGAAGTATTAATTGGAAATAGCGGAATATATTCCACACCTGAAGACCTTGTACAATTCAGTGCAGAATTAAAAAAACCAAAACTAATTTCTAAAATCTCAAGAGATACAATCATCAAAAAAACGATTCTTTCTGACTCTATATCGGAAGATCCAATTGCATTCGGCGAAGGAGTTTTTGTAGGAGATTACTTTTATTGGACTTATGGAAAAGAAAAAGGAATTTCAAACTTTGTCTATCATGATTTAAAAAGTAGAATTTTCATTACCATCGTAAGTCCATATGGAAGTAGCAAAGGAGATTTATCATCAGTTAAATCAGCACTTACAGAAATTATTTTTGATGCAAAAAAATTAAACTTAAAAAAAAGAACAAACCTTCCAAATGAAGTTTCCATTGAAGAATTGATGAAAGAAGAAAAAGTCCCATCTCTCGGAATTGCAGTTTTTAGAAACTACTCATTAAGTTGGAAAAAAATGTATGGTACAAAAACACAACATACACTTTTTCGAGCAGGTTCTCTTTCCAAAACAATGACTGCAACCGCCACACTTCGATTAGTTGAAGAAGGTCAATTAGATTTATATTCCAATTGGATAGGAAAATTAAAACAATACAAAGTTTCCGTACCAAAAGGGAAACGAAGGTCTTTAGTAAATCTTGATCTATTACTTTCGCATACAAGCGGTCTTACTGAAAAGGGAAATTGGGATGATCCAATCAACTCAGGTAAAAAACACTTACGCGAGTTAAAGGATACATATACTACAAAAGGAAATGGTTTAAAACTATATTACAAACCTGGATCTAAATCTAGATATTCGGGAGGTGGATATAGCATTGTGCAAGAAATACTTACCGAACGAACTGGAAAATCATTTCAAAACCTTATGTCCGAAGTAGTATTCCAACCGCTACATATGACTCGCAGTACATTTCGTCAAAATCTAAATACACAAGATGATCGATGTGATGGATATGATGAACAAGGAATTATACTTCCACAAAAATCTTTTGTCACACCTGAATTATCATCAGGTGGTCTTTGGACAACTCCGGAAGAAGTCGGAATTTTGTTTTCCGAAGTTGCAAAAGCAAAACAAGGAAAATCAAACTTTCTCACAAAAGAATCTGCAGAATACCTGCTTTCACCCAAAATGAGTGCCGCAAACCTAACAGTCCATGCACTGGTCGCCCACGGATTTTTTTTAAACCGAACGGGTAGAACGGAATATTTTTTCCATGGTGGTCACACAAAGGGACATAAGTCGCTTGCCCTTTTTAATACAGAAAAAGGATATGGAGTGGTCATTATGACCAACTCAGAAAATGGATCCAAACTCATTTGGCGGATTCTTAGGTCCATCTCTGTGGAAGAAAAATGGGACAAGTTCGTTAATTAA
- the gpmI gene encoding 2,3-bisphosphoglycerate-independent phosphoglycerate mutase, with product MLTLKKQKNGPLTKQVLLIILDGVGFTEKGYENGNAVAKANMPILKGLWKTHPTVLLKAHGTAVGMPSDEDMGNSEVGHNVLGSGRIFDQGAKLVSQSIENGSLFVGPIWKKCISNCKSNQSTLHFLGLFSDGNVHSHIDHLRALINHAIKENITKIRLHILLDGRDVPEKSALVYLNPFEEYLDTHRKNGIDIQIASGGGRMELTMDRYDADWSMVERGWNHHVEGEGRQFKSAKEAIETFRSENPSVIDQYLPGFVVADANGKPLGKVEDNDSVIFFNFRGDRAIEISRAFTEEKLTNFNRKRFPKIEFAGMMQYDGDLFIPKQYLVDPPAIDRTMGEYFANEGIAQYALSETQKYGHVTFFWNGNRSGYFNQTLETYEEVKSDIIPFDQKPEMKAKEITDNLVLALTSHKFPFLRVNYANGDMVGHTGNMDATIKGLEYLDVCLDRIKKICDETNTVLCITADHGNADEMYQLNKKGTAETAKDGKPVPKTSHTLNPVQFVLYDPKGKIQLNQNLKEKGLANVAATMMDLLGFEAPEGYHPSLIARD from the coding sequence ATGTTAACTCTAAAAAAACAAAAAAATGGTCCATTGACCAAACAAGTTTTATTAATCATCCTGGATGGAGTTGGCTTTACAGAGAAAGGATATGAGAATGGTAATGCAGTAGCCAAAGCAAATATGCCAATTTTAAAAGGTCTTTGGAAAACACACCCAACCGTTTTATTAAAAGCACATGGAACCGCTGTCGGAATGCCTAGCGATGAAGACATGGGAAATTCAGAAGTTGGTCATAATGTATTAGGATCTGGTAGAATTTTTGATCAAGGTGCAAAATTAGTCTCTCAATCAATCGAAAACGGAAGTTTGTTTGTTGGTCCTATTTGGAAAAAGTGTATATCCAATTGTAAGTCCAATCAATCTACACTACATTTTCTTGGTTTATTTTCAGATGGAAATGTTCATAGCCATATTGATCACCTTCGAGCTCTTATAAATCATGCAATCAAAGAAAATATCACAAAAATAAGACTTCACATCTTATTAGATGGAAGAGATGTTCCCGAAAAATCTGCGTTAGTTTATCTAAATCCATTTGAAGAATATTTGGATACCCATCGGAAAAATGGAATCGATATTCAAATTGCTTCTGGTGGGGGAAGAATGGAACTCACGATGGATCGTTACGATGCCGATTGGTCGATGGTCGAAAGAGGTTGGAACCATCATGTGGAGGGGGAAGGTCGCCAATTTAAATCGGCAAAGGAAGCCATTGAAACATTCCGTTCGGAAAACCCTTCTGTCATTGACCAATACCTACCAGGCTTCGTGGTAGCAGACGCCAATGGGAAACCACTTGGTAAAGTGGAAGACAATGATTCAGTAATATTCTTTAATTTCCGCGGTGACCGGGCGATCGAAATTTCCAGAGCTTTCACAGAAGAAAAGCTAACAAATTTCAATCGAAAAAGATTTCCCAAAATTGAATTTGCAGGTATGATGCAGTATGATGGAGATCTATTCATCCCCAAACAATACTTAGTTGATCCACCTGCAATTGATCGCACTATGGGTGAATACTTTGCCAACGAAGGAATCGCACAATATGCACTTTCTGAAACACAAAAGTATGGACATGTAACTTTTTTCTGGAATGGAAACAGATCCGGATACTTTAATCAAACCTTAGAAACTTACGAAGAAGTAAAATCAGACATTATTCCCTTTGATCAAAAGCCGGAAATGAAAGCAAAAGAAATCACTGATAATTTAGTGCTTGCTTTGACCTCACACAAGTTTCCATTTTTGAGAGTCAATTATGCTAACGGCGATATGGTGGGGCATACTGGAAATATGGATGCTACCATTAAAGGTCTAGAGTATCTTGATGTATGTTTAGATAGAATCAAAAAAATCTGTGATGAAACAAATACTGTTTTATGTATAACCGCTGATCACGGAAATGCGGACGAAATGTACCAGCTTAACAAAAAAGGAACAGCTGAAACTGCAAAGGATGGGAAACCGGTTCCGAAAACTAGCCATACTCTCAATCCGGTCCAATTTGTTCTTTATGATCCGAAAGGAAAAATTCAACTCAATCAAAACCTAAAGGAAAAAGGACTCGCAAATGTTGCTGCAACGATGATGGATCTATTAGGCTTTGAAGCTCCAGAAGGTTATCATCCAAGTCTAATCGCTAGGGACTAA
- a CDS encoding TonB-dependent receptor → MVSNFRLSILLCFSLTPFILLAQNKDTKEVEIRAGVDSQSKNSNFAKNPTGFQKEIDLTQTNTRYMSLPDVLNREAGVRIRQYGGLGSYSTLSLRGTNPNQSKIYWNGVPINNSMGGEINLADLPFDNLEKIEIYKSGTPAGFSGSAIGGSINLISKSKIDKPITRINLMGGSFKTAKATVTHMDQFASGSYFVQALQETSDQNFSYLNNKGTVLFNTYDDTIDTRRNAQFHKTGFTGNLSIEFGKTKINLLNDYIHRKQGLPGPGNRQTVAVERVFSKLSSAITTETNEFLLQNLTLETKTYGNFSKDDFFDPKSEFSYGTPNAFTKTNQYGFQLSPTLYLLEYNQVIRTSFQTEQEFFTRYEKRYNHETERKEPKKRRDTLSATFQDEIRFFSNRLFLVPQVRFERFTDRFGKDETSVRNQLLDPLSDVFYVRQEFTNPSFGIKIIWIKKDNLEFGTLGNISKDFRIPTFLELFGERGSIVGNTKLRPEQSRNGDFGLYLNAKPFINWKIQSDISIFQKRIYDMILFLPNSQFTLRPENVDQALIRGLETSHNVIWNKGIKFNFNYTYQDARNYSESPSLNGKYLPLRSKSQGSALLAFFKDFGEIGLEYQYIGANFRDRTNEYLGYLPARQFWNLYIQYIPYKNLETGNELILGLEVRNLSDKRVEDLVGYPLPGRSYYFTGSYRF, encoded by the coding sequence ATGGTTTCCAATTTCAGATTATCGATTCTGCTTTGTTTCAGTTTGACCCCTTTTATCCTTCTAGCTCAAAACAAAGATACGAAAGAAGTGGAGATTCGTGCGGGTGTTGACTCTCAGTCAAAAAACTCGAACTTTGCAAAAAACCCAACAGGGTTTCAAAAAGAAATTGATTTAACACAAACAAACACTCGTTATATGAGCCTTCCCGATGTTCTCAACCGAGAAGCGGGAGTTCGGATCAGGCAGTACGGAGGGCTTGGATCTTACTCAACATTATCACTACGAGGGACAAATCCCAACCAATCAAAAATTTATTGGAATGGAGTCCCTATCAATAATTCAATGGGCGGTGAAATCAATTTAGCAGACCTCCCCTTTGATAATTTAGAAAAAATTGAGATCTATAAATCTGGAACCCCCGCTGGATTTTCAGGATCAGCCATTGGAGGATCGATTAACCTTATCTCTAAATCAAAAATAGATAAACCGATCACAAGAATCAACCTGATGGGGGGAAGTTTTAAAACGGCAAAAGCAACTGTCACTCATATGGACCAATTTGCTAGTGGTTCCTATTTTGTGCAGGCCCTCCAAGAAACATCTGACCAGAACTTTAGTTATTTAAACAACAAAGGTACTGTTTTATTTAATACTTATGATGATACGATTGACACACGTAGAAATGCACAATTTCACAAAACTGGATTTACAGGAAACCTCTCCATTGAATTTGGAAAAACAAAAATCAACTTACTAAACGACTATATCCACAGAAAACAAGGGTTACCCGGTCCAGGGAACAGGCAAACTGTTGCGGTAGAACGAGTATTTAGTAAACTTTCTTCTGCGATCACAACAGAAACAAATGAATTCCTTTTACAAAATTTAACATTAGAAACAAAAACTTACGGGAACTTTTCAAAGGATGATTTTTTTGATCCCAAATCAGAGTTCAGTTATGGAACTCCAAATGCATTTACCAAAACAAATCAATACGGCTTTCAACTCTCTCCCACTTTATATTTACTAGAATACAATCAGGTGATTCGAACTTCTTTCCAAACAGAACAAGAGTTTTTTACTCGATATGAAAAACGATACAATCATGAAACTGAAAGAAAAGAGCCAAAGAAACGAAGAGATACATTAAGTGCTACTTTTCAAGATGAGATCAGATTTTTTTCCAACCGACTTTTTTTGGTACCGCAAGTTCGGTTCGAACGTTTTACTGACCGATTCGGAAAAGATGAAACCAGCGTCCGAAACCAACTCCTTGATCCACTATCAGATGTTTTTTATGTCAGACAAGAATTTACCAATCCAAGTTTTGGTATAAAAATTATTTGGATTAAGAAAGATAATTTAGAATTTGGGACATTGGGAAATATTAGTAAAGATTTTAGAATTCCCACCTTCTTAGAGTTATTTGGAGAACGAGGAAGTATTGTCGGTAATACCAAGTTAAGACCTGAACAAAGTAGAAATGGAGACTTTGGATTATATCTTAATGCAAAACCATTTATAAATTGGAAAATCCAATCGGATATATCTATCTTCCAAAAAAGAATTTATGATATGATTTTGTTTTTACCAAATTCACAGTTTACTCTAAGACCAGAAAACGTTGACCAAGCCTTGATCCGAGGCCTAGAAACTAGCCACAATGTAATTTGGAACAAAGGAATCAAATTTAACTTTAATTATACCTATCAAGACGCAAGAAACTATTCCGAATCACCTTCGTTAAACGGCAAATACCTTCCATTACGTTCCAAAAGCCAAGGAAGTGCCTTACTTGCGTTTTTTAAAGATTTTGGCGAAATTGGATTGGAATACCAATACATCGGTGCCAACTTTCGAGATAGAACCAATGAATATTTAGGATATCTTCCAGCACGACAATTTTGGAATCTCTACATTCAATACATACCTTATAAAAATTTAGAAACTGGAAACGAATTGATTTTGGGACTAGAAGTTCGTAATCTATCAGACAAACGGGTAGAGGATTTGGTTGGATATCCGTTACCAGGTCGTAGTTATTATTTTACAGGGAGTTATCGATTCTAA
- a CDS encoding adenosine kinase, whose protein sequence is MKHYDVFGVGNALVDIIAFITPNFLEKQNITKGVMTLVDETRQGQILADLHDEKKELRSGGSAANTMIAIANSGGTCCYTGKVTHDTYGEFYKKDMEDAGVLFETTPDSQSHTGTCVVLTTPDAERTMLTNLAISTSLGPNDIDVDNLKKSKFVYVEGYLWDGDSTKKASELTMKVAKENNVKVSFTYSDPFCVNRSKDEFIHLTKEYVDVVFCNTEEGLALSGAKTAEEAVTFISKLCPLVFMTAGKDGAYVAENGKITLVPGFPVKPIDTTGAGDAFAAGVLYGLTQGYSAQKSARWGNYVASRIVCEVGPRLSVRLMGRQDEILDGFKDK, encoded by the coding sequence ATGAAGCATTACGACGTATTCGGCGTAGGGAACGCCCTGGTAGATATCATTGCCTTTATTACTCCCAATTTTTTAGAAAAACAGAATATCACTAAGGGTGTAATGACTCTGGTAGATGAAACTAGACAAGGTCAAATTCTTGCTGATCTTCATGATGAAAAGAAGGAACTTCGTTCTGGTGGAAGTGCAGCCAACACAATGATTGCAATTGCAAATTCTGGTGGAACATGTTGTTATACGGGAAAAGTAACTCACGATACTTATGGTGAGTTTTATAAAAAAGATATGGAAGATGCTGGTGTTTTGTTTGAAACGACACCAGATTCTCAAAGCCATACAGGCACTTGTGTTGTTTTAACAACACCGGATGCAGAACGAACTATGTTAACAAATCTTGCGATTTCAACATCACTTGGACCAAATGATATCGACGTAGATAACCTAAAAAAAAGTAAATTTGTTTATGTGGAAGGTTATTTGTGGGATGGTGATTCCACAAAAAAAGCAAGTGAACTGACTATGAAAGTCGCCAAGGAAAACAATGTAAAGGTATCCTTTACATATAGTGATCCATTTTGTGTAAATCGTTCCAAAGATGAATTCATTCACCTAACAAAAGAATACGTAGATGTGGTTTTTTGTAATACCGAAGAAGGTTTGGCATTGAGTGGAGCAAAAACTGCAGAAGAAGCAGTAACCTTTATTTCCAAACTTTGTCCTTTGGTTTTTATGACTGCTGGTAAAGATGGAGCCTATGTTGCTGAAAATGGAAAGATCACTCTTGTTCCAGGATTTCCTGTAAAACCAATTGATACAACTGGAGCAGGGGATGCCTTTGCAGCAGGTGTTTTGTATGGATTAACACAAGGGTATTCCGCACAAAAGTCTGCTCGTTGGGGAAACTATGTTGCGTCTCGTATTGTCTGTGAAGTTGGACCTCGTTTGTCTGTCCGATTGATGGGAAGGCAAGACGAAATTTTGGATGGGTTCAAAGACAAATAA
- a CDS encoding response regulator, which produces MTDTTLNHVLIVEDEEDIVEILRIALEFNSSYQVSFAKTGPEGLQKAIILQPDLILLDVLMPGMNGMELIEELKIFPETKEIPVAFITSRVLKNEILEYQRRGGIGVIEKPFAPLEIADKIQTLWEDSKRSH; this is translated from the coding sequence ATGACAGATACAACTCTAAATCATGTATTAATTGTGGAAGATGAAGAGGATATTGTAGAAATTCTTCGAATTGCCTTAGAGTTTAACTCAAGTTATCAAGTTAGTTTTGCAAAAACTGGTCCAGAGGGATTACAAAAAGCAATCATCTTACAACCCGACTTGATCTTGTTAGATGTTTTAATGCCTGGGATGAATGGAATGGAACTAATAGAAGAATTAAAAATTTTTCCAGAAACCAAAGAGATTCCTGTTGCTTTTATTACTTCGCGAGTGTTAAAAAATGAAATTTTAGAATACCAGCGACGAGGTGGCATCGGTGTGATTGAAAAACCCTTTGCCCCTCTGGAAATCGCTGATAAAATTCAAACCCTTTGGGAAGATTCAAAAAGAAGTCATTAA